The following proteins are co-located in the Desulfatitalea tepidiphila genome:
- a CDS encoding VOC family protein: MPKGTKHRFAHVCILVKDIDTAIEHYTRILKAVAPQMLAEKVVKQEGRMGNDHYLTAFFPAIGEACDIQLLQPVNADSAIARRLAKHGEGVHHIAFTTGHLEDTFRELKEQGVQLHGDNFLKDGSNPKLQLVWIHPEYAHGVLIEVMDEYRLEDGLIKEVQGSVED, translated from the coding sequence ATGCCCAAAGGAACAAAACACCGGTTCGCGCACGTCTGCATATTGGTAAAGGATATCGATACGGCCATTGAGCACTATACACGCATCTTAAAGGCGGTGGCGCCGCAGATGCTCGCGGAGAAAGTCGTCAAGCAGGAAGGGCGCATGGGTAATGACCACTATCTGACGGCCTTCTTTCCCGCAATCGGAGAGGCCTGCGATATCCAATTGCTGCAGCCGGTAAATGCCGATTCGGCTATCGCGCGGCGGTTGGCTAAACATGGAGAGGGCGTGCACCACATTGCTTTTACCACGGGCCATCTTGAGGATACCTTTCGAGAACTCAAAGAGCAGGGGGTGCAGCTGCACGGTGATAATTTTCTCAAGGACGGCAGCAACCCGAAGCTACAACTTGTCTGGATACATCCGGAATACGCCCACGGCGTGCTGATCGAGGTGATGGACGAGTATCGACTGGAGGATGGGTTGATTAAGGAAGTGCAAGGCAGTGTGGAAGATTGA
- a CDS encoding response regulator, with translation MNKYRILIVDDEQAIRDVLKEWLETNGYEVAVALGAEDVIWLSDWQWKGFDCIVTGINQPGLNGLEFTNLVKCCDGPPVVVMTGYQSEEVRPIACRLGAAAFMNKPFNLDDFLQIIDDCCRKRH, from the coding sequence GTGAACAAGTATCGTATTCTCATAGTCGATGACGAGCAGGCCATTCGTGATGTACTAAAAGAATGGCTGGAAACCAACGGTTATGAAGTGGCCGTCGCTCTGGGCGCCGAGGATGTCATTTGGCTGTCGGACTGGCAATGGAAGGGTTTTGACTGTATCGTTACCGGGATCAATCAACCCGGCTTAAATGGTTTGGAATTTACAAACCTTGTAAAATGTTGTGATGGTCCCCCAGTTGTCGTCATGACTGGATACCAATCTGAAGAAGTCAGGCCAATCGCCTGCAGGCTCGGTGCAGCGGCCTTTATGAATAAACCGTTTAATCTTGATGATTTTTTGCAAATTATTGATGACTGCTGCCGAAAGAGGCATTAA